A region from the Clostridium beijerinckii genome encodes:
- a CDS encoding cytochrome b5: MSTYFDFKTISELIGDNYYRQQKEFTLEELAQYDGSNGKPAYVAIDGIVYDLSKEPTWAGGTHFGYAAGQNLTDEFKSCHGTSTLKNLPKVGVLTVNNSRNPVSMNEGVIQDKSKFTPDDWVKFITPLVDRALAEAKAGINPEHLYQEFILSGILVGLGKNPQEAIDQVEEWEKDGTSQLLAKSKMNK, from the coding sequence ATGTCTACTTATTTTGATTTTAAAACTATTAGTGAACTTATAGGAGATAATTATTATAGACAACAAAAAGAATTTACTTTAGAAGAATTAGCACAGTATGATGGAAGTAACGGAAAACCTGCCTATGTGGCAATTGATGGTATAGTTTATGATTTAAGTAAAGAACCAACTTGGGCTGGTGGAACACACTTTGGTTATGCAGCTGGTCAAAATTTAACAGATGAATTTAAGTCTTGTCATGGAACTTCAACACTTAAGAATTTACCTAAAGTGGGTGTACTTACAGTAAACAATAGTAGAAATCCTGTATCAATGAATGAAGGTGTAATCCAAGACAAATCTAAATTTACTCCTGATGACTGGGTTAAGTTTATTACTCCATTAGTTGATCGTGCATTAGCAGAAGCTAAAGCTGGAATTAATCCAGAACATTTATATCAGGAATTCATTTTGTCAGGCATACTTGTAGGATTGGGAAAAAATCCTCAAGAAGCTATTGATCAAGTAGAGGAATGGGAAAAGGATGGTACATCTCAGTTGTTAGCAAAGAGCAAGATGAATAAATAG
- a CDS encoding DDE transposase encodes MRRITMFCKNDLQQTSLFEPINQMPKYLQDILNKSWAKAFKDHIFPRINEERFSVLYSNKASRPNSPINVILGLLIIKEIFQQTDEELIGSIHFDVRYQYALNTTNYETQPVSINTLTNFRNRLVEYEASTNEDLIKAEVEALSESIAKYLSVDNKKVRVDSLMVSSSCKKLSRIELVYSINSRLIKALNIINPPIISDELKPYLEKGHKNDTIYRTQDLKADSKLSILIEHSKILYNIALKAGDIVTSTEEFQLLNRVIQDQTTEDAAKNLVIKDSKDITSTSLQNPTDKDATYRKKYGGNVGYVVNIQESFNDKNSVITGYDLKQNIHSDSKFADDVIANLASQNKNSNCKLLVDGAYYEQEKAKNALKQGIEMIPSQLVGRKVSTDKLSYSKFIVDDEKNVISCCPNGVEPVESYYSSKSYTAKFDSSTCEKCPLNSQCPKKISKKFNTIRVSEKAYNTATQREKMHESEYIKLANKRAGIEGIPSVLRRRYKIDTMPIRGLLRSKLWVGFKIAAYNFKKLLKQFLESGIECFLNIIACIVAVIINCFKLYFLEFEAKLSN; translated from the coding sequence ATGAGGAGAATTACTATGTTTTGCAAAAATGACCTTCAACAAACTTCATTATTTGAACCAATCAACCAAATGCCAAAATACCTTCAAGATATTTTAAATAAAAGTTGGGCTAAGGCATTTAAGGATCATATTTTTCCGCGAATAAATGAGGAGCGTTTTTCGGTTTTATATAGCAATAAAGCCTCAAGGCCTAATTCACCTATTAATGTTATTCTTGGCTTACTAATTATAAAAGAAATATTTCAGCAGACTGATGAAGAGCTTATCGGCTCTATTCATTTCGATGTAAGATATCAATATGCTTTAAATACAACTAATTATGAAACACAACCAGTATCTATAAATACTCTAACAAATTTTAGAAACAGACTTGTTGAATATGAAGCGTCAACTAATGAAGACTTAATAAAAGCTGAAGTTGAAGCTTTATCCGAAAGCATTGCTAAGTATTTATCTGTTGATAATAAAAAAGTTAGAGTGGATTCGTTAATGGTTAGTTCATCATGCAAAAAATTAAGTAGAATTGAGCTAGTATATTCTATAAATAGCAGACTTATTAAAGCTCTAAATATAATAAATCCACCTATTATAAGTGATGAACTAAAACCGTACCTTGAAAAGGGGCATAAAAATGACACTATATATAGAACTCAAGATTTAAAGGCTGATTCAAAACTTTCAATTTTAATCGAACATTCTAAAATTCTATACAATATCGCTCTGAAAGCTGGAGATATAGTTACTTCAACAGAAGAGTTTCAACTTTTAAATAGAGTTATTCAGGACCAAACTACAGAAGATGCTGCAAAAAATTTAGTTATTAAAGATTCAAAAGATATAACTTCAACTAGTTTACAAAATCCAACTGACAAAGATGCAACCTACAGAAAAAAATATGGTGGTAACGTTGGTTATGTTGTTAATATACAAGAATCATTTAATGATAAAAACAGTGTTATAACAGGCTATGACCTTAAGCAAAATATTCACAGCGATTCAAAATTTGCTGATGATGTTATTGCTAATTTAGCTTCACAAAATAAAAATTCAAACTGTAAACTACTAGTTGATGGTGCTTACTATGAACAAGAAAAAGCCAAAAATGCTTTAAAACAAGGAATTGAAATGATTCCAAGTCAACTAGTTGGCAGAAAAGTATCTACTGATAAACTGAGTTATTCAAAATTCATTGTAGATGACGAAAAAAATGTAATAAGTTGTTGTCCTAACGGAGTCGAACCTGTAGAGTCTTATTATAGTTCAAAATCTTATACAGCCAAATTTGACTCCAGTACATGTGAAAAATGTCCTTTAAATTCACAATGTCCAAAGAAAATATCAAAGAAATTTAATACCATAAGAGTTAGCGAAAAAGCTTATAATACAGCTACTCAAAGAGAAAAAATGCACGAGAGTGAGTATATAAAGCTTGCAAATAAAAGGGCTGGTATAGAAGGTATTCCTTCTGTTTTGAGGAGAAGATATAAAATTGATACCATGCCTATCCGGGGATTATTGCGCTCAAAATTATGGGTTGGATTTAAAATCGCAGCCTATAACTTCAAGAAACTGTTAAAACAGTTTCTTGAAAGTGGCATAGAGTGTTTTCTCAATATAATTGCATGTATAGTTGCTGTAATAATTAACTGTTTTAAATTATATTTTTTAGAATTTGAAGCAAAGCTGTCAAACTAA